The Canis lupus familiaris isolate Mischka breed German Shepherd chromosome 14, alternate assembly UU_Cfam_GSD_1.0, whole genome shotgun sequence genome window below encodes:
- the OR2T4G gene encoding olfactory receptor family 2 subfamily T member 4G: protein MDNKTWMISDSGQSDFILVGIFSQSKHPTFLCVIIFIVFLLVLSGNSLLIFLIYSDAHLHTPMYFFISQLSLMDVMYISITVPKMLMNQVLSMNKISTLECGMQMFLYVTLGGSECFLLATMAYDRYVAICHPLHYPVLMNHRLCLLLASGCWFLGSVDGFMLTSITMTFPFCRTREIHHFFCEVPAIVKLSCSDTSLYETVMYLCCVLMLLIPVAVISSSYSFILFTIHRINSAKSQKSFATCSSHMTVVILFYGAGVYNYMLPSFYHTPEKDIMVSVFYTILTPLLNPLIYSLRNKDVTEALKKMVNVGPVFQEIIK from the coding sequence ATGGACAACAAAACTTGGATGATCAGTGACAGTGGACAATCTGATTTCATCCTGGTGGGAATTTTCAGTCAGTCAAAACACCCAACTTTTCTCTGTgtgatcatttttattgttttcttgttggTATTGTCTGGAAACTCTCTCCTGATATTTCTGATATACTCTGATGCTCACCTCCACACTCCCATGTATTTTTTCATCAGCCAGTTGTCTCTCATGGATGTAATGTACATTTCCATCACTGTACCCAAAATGCTTATGAACCAGGTTTTGAGTATGAATAAGATCTCAACCCTAGAATGTGGGATGCAAATGTTTCTCTATGTAACACTAGGAGGTTCAGAATGTTTTCTTCTAGCCACCATGGCTTATGATCGCTATGTAGCCATCTGCCATCCTCTTCATTACCCTGTCCTCATGAACCATAGATTGTGTCTTCTACTGGCATCTGGCTGCTGGTTTCTGGGATCTGTGGATGGATTCATGCTCACGTCCATCACCATGACCTTCCCCTTCTGCAGAACTCGAGAGATCCATCATTTCTTCTGTGAAGTCCCTGCCATAGTGAAGCTTTCTTGCTCAGATACTTCCCTCTATGAGACAGTCATGTACCTGTGCTGTGTCCTCATGCTTCTTATCCCTGTAGCAGTCATTTCAAGCTCTTATTCTTTCATCCTTTTCACCATTCACAGGATAAACTCAGCAAAAAGCCAGAAATCCTTTGCCACGTGTTCCTCCCATATGACGGTGGTCATTCTCTTTTATGGGGCTGGAGTCTACAACTATATGCTTCCCAGTTTTTACCACACCCCTGAAAAAGACATAATGGTGTCTGTCTTTTATACCATACTTACTCCATTGCTAAACCCTTTAATCTATAGTCTGAGGAATAAAGATGTCACAGAAGCTTTAAAGAAAATGGTGAATGTAGGACCTGTCtttcaagaaattataaaatag